The following are from one region of the Streptomyces fradiae genome:
- a CDS encoding DUF3892 domain-containing protein: MAIQITAVRLTAGGTTHEHITHLWWTNQTSGEASNSTRAQIVDWIENQAGKAYTSDAAGHRTEVAVVTPARGEKYLRTHADGVWTNNLLALPRR, translated from the coding sequence GTGGCCATTCAGATCACCGCGGTACGCCTGACGGCCGGCGGCACCACGCACGAGCACATCACCCACCTGTGGTGGACCAACCAGACGTCCGGCGAGGCAAGCAACAGCACCCGGGCGCAGATCGTCGACTGGATCGAGAACCAGGCCGGCAAGGCCTACACCAGCGACGCAGCCGGCCACCGCACGGAAGTCGCCGTCGTGACGCCCGCCCGAGGCGAGAAGTACCTGCGGACCCACGCCGACGGCGTGTGGACCAACAACCTCCTCGCTCTTCCCCGGCGCTGA
- a CDS encoding phosphotransferase, with the protein MTNAHVASRHRIPSDDLAELIKEFDLGDVVDWRHLADGLMNVNWQLDTPRGTFVLKRVTDVPLDRLRRNLAVLPALAEAGIPVIVPVVGSSGGVVVEVGGSGYCLFPWARGAHVRGVDLPLAQVRRLGAVLAKLHLTLGHAAEAGVLSAVPVSLTADVATPERAAEKADRLTSAARSHGSGDAFDAAALDALAKRRVLLAEYAALRPEGDVPAGPYGWTHGDFQYRNLLWADGELTAVLDWDRLGVRPYAEEVVRTAQVQFGVEGVFDLERVAAFVSGYRSVVPLEPAALLDGARRLWWKRMTDFWQLEFHYDRGDHSCDDLFIADEALLHWWTERLDEVERAFGGAL; encoded by the coding sequence GTGACCAACGCGCATGTGGCGAGCAGGCACCGCATTCCCTCCGATGATCTTGCGGAACTGATCAAGGAGTTCGACCTCGGGGACGTCGTCGACTGGCGTCATCTGGCTGACGGCCTCATGAACGTGAACTGGCAGCTGGACACGCCGCGAGGGACCTTCGTTCTCAAGCGGGTCACGGATGTGCCGCTCGACAGGTTGCGCCGCAATCTTGCCGTGCTGCCGGCCCTGGCTGAGGCCGGCATTCCGGTGATCGTCCCTGTGGTGGGCTCGTCGGGTGGGGTCGTGGTCGAGGTCGGTGGGAGCGGGTACTGCCTGTTCCCCTGGGCACGTGGAGCGCACGTTCGTGGCGTGGACCTCCCCCTCGCTCAGGTGCGGCGGCTCGGCGCGGTCCTCGCCAAGCTCCACCTGACGCTCGGGCACGCCGCCGAAGCCGGGGTCCTCTCCGCTGTTCCCGTCAGCCTCACCGCGGACGTCGCCACACCAGAACGGGCGGCGGAGAAGGCCGACCGGCTCACTTCTGCTGCGCGGTCCCACGGTTCGGGCGACGCCTTCGACGCGGCGGCGCTCGACGCCCTCGCCAAGCGTCGGGTGCTGCTCGCCGAGTACGCGGCCCTGCGCCCGGAGGGAGACGTTCCCGCAGGGCCGTACGGCTGGACGCACGGCGATTTCCAGTACCGGAACCTCCTCTGGGCCGACGGCGAGCTGACGGCCGTCCTGGACTGGGACCGGCTGGGCGTCCGCCCGTACGCCGAGGAGGTCGTCCGTACGGCACAGGTGCAGTTCGGGGTGGAGGGCGTCTTCGACCTGGAGCGGGTGGCGGCCTTCGTGAGCGGCTACCGGTCGGTGGTCCCGTTGGAGCCGGCCGCGCTGCTCGACGGCGCACGCCGTCTGTGGTGGAAGCGGATGACGGACTTCTGGCAGCTCGAATTCCATTACGACCGGGGCGACCACTCCTGCGACGACCTGTTCATCGCCGACGAGGCGCTCCTCCACTGGTGGACGGAGCGGCTCGACGAGGTGGAGCGGGCGTTCGGCGGCGCTCTCTAG
- a CDS encoding glycosyltransferase, which produces MPTALFAWRRTPPPFLIGGAEVTQQLLAEELAAVGWRVTYLGSHEAPWDGATQLTDMRAHLDRHRVPYDEADDTLRYRWNGVECAALTQNNVGHALASLLGKIRPDVVFTAQEGSARLAELAKPTTLVAGLLHSVSATGLGVLTGRPHYGLAVSKFVRDRAPRTPGTRIDVVYPPFARPRPATDTERTPAVLMVNPIPAKGAELLHQLIRLMPEQPFTLVEGWWDTSADFAAYPNVRYVPRVYDMEPLYRSHRLLLVPSTVEDAFPRVIVEAALHGVPTIGTNRGGIPEAIGDAGIVLPATAGPEAWARVIRDVDCEALGELARARAARFTRPCLPELRELGI; this is translated from the coding sequence GTGCCCACCGCCCTCTTCGCCTGGCGCCGCACCCCGCCCCCCTTCCTCATCGGCGGCGCCGAGGTCACCCAGCAGCTCCTCGCCGAAGAACTTGCCGCCGTCGGCTGGCGCGTCACCTACCTCGGCTCACACGAGGCGCCGTGGGACGGAGCCACCCAGCTCACCGACATGCGCGCCCATCTCGACAGGCATCGCGTCCCGTACGACGAAGCGGACGACACCCTGCGCTACCGGTGGAACGGGGTCGAGTGCGCGGCGCTGACGCAGAACAACGTGGGGCACGCACTGGCCAGCCTCCTGGGGAAGATCCGCCCCGACGTCGTGTTCACCGCCCAGGAAGGATCAGCGAGGCTGGCCGAACTGGCGAAGCCGACCACCCTCGTCGCCGGCCTGCTCCACTCCGTCTCCGCCACCGGCCTGGGCGTGCTCACCGGCCGTCCCCACTACGGACTTGCCGTGTCGAAGTTCGTCCGCGACCGGGCACCCCGCACGCCCGGCACCCGCATCGACGTGGTGTACCCGCCGTTCGCCCGCCCACGACCGGCTACGGACACGGAGCGCACCCCAGCCGTACTGATGGTCAACCCCATCCCCGCCAAGGGCGCCGAGCTGCTGCACCAGCTCATCCGCCTCATGCCGGAACAGCCCTTCACCCTGGTCGAGGGCTGGTGGGACACGTCTGCCGACTTCGCGGCCTATCCGAACGTCAGGTACGTGCCCCGTGTCTACGACATGGAGCCGCTGTACCGTAGCCACCGCCTTCTGCTGGTCCCATCCACCGTGGAAGACGCCTTCCCCCGCGTGATCGTCGAGGCCGCCCTCCACGGCGTCCCGACCATCGGTACCAACCGGGGCGGGATCCCCGAAGCCATCGGCGACGCCGGAATCGTCCTCCCTGCCACCGCCGGCCCCGAGGCGTGGGCGCGAGTGATCCGCGACGTGGACTGCGAAGCGCTGGGGGAGCTGGCACGGGCCAGAGCGGCACGTTTCACCCGCCCGTGCCTCCCAGAGCTCCGGGAACTGGGGATCTAG
- a CDS encoding HAD-IA family hydrolase — MVRGNSIDGYEQLGLILDFAGVLTASPIEVHRAWCVSEGLEPGAWRATLNDHPEGRRLYAALEIGEIGQAEWNEGTAALLGEHVDPVNLMGRAWAEVPPARRMIALARAAQAAGHRLALLSNSFGLDPFNPYEHVGIWDLFDVHVVSELEGMAKPDPAIYRLALERIGLPAEQCVFVDDHEVNLPPAAELGITTVHATDEDRAVAELEALLGVTAVLTV; from the coding sequence ATGGTGCGCGGGAACAGCATTGACGGGTATGAGCAACTGGGACTGATCCTGGATTTCGCGGGGGTGCTGACCGCCAGCCCCATCGAGGTTCACCGGGCCTGGTGCGTGTCCGAAGGACTGGAGCCGGGCGCGTGGCGTGCCACCCTCAACGATCATCCCGAAGGCCGGCGGCTGTACGCGGCGCTGGAGATCGGGGAGATCGGGCAGGCCGAGTGGAATGAAGGAACAGCAGCTCTGCTGGGCGAGCACGTGGACCCCGTGAACCTGATGGGGCGGGCCTGGGCCGAGGTGCCTCCGGCGCGTCGGATGATCGCGCTCGCCCGGGCCGCGCAGGCTGCCGGGCATCGGCTCGCGCTGCTGTCGAACAGCTTCGGGCTCGACCCGTTCAACCCGTACGAGCACGTGGGGATCTGGGACCTCTTCGACGTGCACGTCGTGTCCGAGCTCGAGGGGATGGCGAAGCCGGACCCAGCTATCTACCGGCTGGCCCTGGAGCGGATCGGGCTGCCTGCCGAGCAGTGCGTGTTCGTGGACGACCATGAGGTGAACCTGCCGCCCGCTGCCGAGCTGGGCATCACGACTGTTCACGCCACCGACGAAGACAGGGCAGTCGCCGAGCTGGAGGCTCTTCTCGGCGTCACGGCTGTGCTCACGGTCTGA
- a CDS encoding helix-turn-helix domain-containing protein — protein sequence MQWSEYTTSERLKALRGAMTQEQLAEAAGVSVGVVRKLERGGTASLPSLLSIADALGTDIAVLLGQQAPRRSMDRDERAALRLVSAATHDAAIGIPAEVEPGSVEELRAVVRRADAAYWEGRYTELGTLLGRLLPEARARFDAAGLDEREAAAGVLIDTFQTAGMAANVLGSRDLAYAALTYGRQIAVQGGDELRDAHLAATTAWVNLRDGRTKQGFLLAAAQADRIEPKMSEHDPDRLSVYGQLVTNAAVAASRGGASADHAREYLSQAHAVAARIGDEHARGSHAQPYGPMYAATQAMSIAVALGDTGGALRLMDTVRLDASVPLATRARFGLDVALTQVECRRWEAAADTLQTVCETAPGWVRHQMLPGVIISRLAGVSVSRLRGLANSAGVPLGVR from the coding sequence ATGCAGTGGTCGGAGTACACCACCTCTGAGCGCTTGAAGGCGTTGCGCGGTGCCATGACGCAGGAGCAGTTAGCCGAGGCCGCCGGTGTGTCCGTCGGCGTCGTCCGCAAGCTCGAACGCGGCGGGACGGCTTCCCTGCCGTCGCTGCTGTCGATCGCCGACGCGCTCGGTACGGACATCGCCGTGCTCCTCGGGCAGCAGGCGCCCCGCCGGTCCATGGACCGCGACGAGCGGGCCGCGCTGCGCCTGGTCTCCGCGGCGACCCACGACGCTGCCATCGGCATCCCCGCCGAGGTCGAGCCGGGAAGCGTCGAAGAACTTCGAGCGGTCGTTCGTCGCGCGGACGCCGCCTACTGGGAAGGGCGGTACACCGAGCTCGGTACCCTCCTCGGGCGGCTCCTTCCAGAAGCCCGCGCCCGGTTCGACGCCGCCGGCCTCGATGAACGGGAGGCCGCCGCCGGCGTCCTGATCGACACCTTCCAGACCGCGGGCATGGCCGCCAACGTGCTCGGCTCGCGAGACCTGGCGTACGCGGCGTTGACGTACGGACGGCAGATCGCCGTCCAGGGCGGTGACGAACTGCGCGACGCCCATCTCGCCGCCACGACCGCGTGGGTCAATCTCCGTGATGGGCGCACCAAGCAGGGCTTCCTCCTCGCGGCGGCTCAGGCCGACCGGATCGAGCCCAAGATGAGCGAGCACGACCCGGACCGGCTCAGCGTCTACGGTCAGCTCGTCACGAACGCCGCCGTCGCCGCCTCCCGGGGCGGGGCGAGCGCGGACCACGCCCGCGAGTACCTCTCCCAGGCACACGCCGTCGCCGCCCGCATCGGAGACGAACACGCCCGCGGCTCGCACGCACAGCCGTACGGGCCGATGTACGCCGCCACGCAGGCGATGAGCATCGCGGTGGCGCTCGGCGACACGGGCGGCGCTCTGCGCCTCATGGACACCGTCCGCCTGGACGCCAGCGTGCCGCTGGCCACCCGTGCCCGCTTCGGCCTGGACGTCGCTCTCACCCAGGTGGAATGCCGACGGTGGGAGGCCGCCGCCGACACCCTCCAAACGGTGTGCGAGACGGCTCCCGGCTGGGTGCGCCACCAGATGCTTCCCGGCGTCATCATCAGCAGGCTCGCCGGCGTGTCCGTCAGCCGACTGCGCGGGCTGGCCAACTCCGCCGGTGTCCCGCTCGGGGTGCGCTGA
- a CDS encoding PIG-L deacetylase family protein: MTKETPVRPQPKTLLAADLPVPDGSGIYTFPDDLHRAHRTHTQKLAARHRAMDHRVLEVTAPHTRVPYYVEARTPAGRPVLVIEPHHDDFALSASGAFLARPRPLTVVTVFTRSRSVHPALEATYADVGTVSELRDREGAAALAPFAARRLLLGHKDAEPPYRPYDPELLDRITEELRRIAALHPDAELLAPAAVTRHPDHLLVHEAAVRLGCTWFWEDLAFWATYALAGCDQHLFRTRTGAAMRPELVDITDVVLDKVTVLRMHGSQMHPARKMYRPIRHAFTTAADLADGPGPYAERFYRTESPTC, from the coding sequence ATGACGAAGGAGACCCCTGTGCGGCCCCAGCCCAAGACCCTGCTTGCAGCCGACCTGCCGGTTCCGGACGGCAGCGGCATCTACACCTTCCCCGACGACCTCCACCGCGCCCACCGGACACACACCCAGAAGCTCGCCGCCCGCCACCGGGCCATGGACCACCGTGTCCTGGAGGTGACGGCGCCCCACACCCGCGTCCCCTACTACGTCGAGGCCCGCACCCCTGCCGGCCGCCCGGTCCTTGTCATCGAACCTCACCACGACGACTTCGCCCTCTCTGCCTCGGGTGCTTTCCTCGCCCGCCCCCGACCGCTGACCGTGGTCACCGTCTTCACCCGCTCCCGGAGCGTGCACCCCGCCCTGGAAGCCACGTACGCCGATGTCGGCACGGTGTCCGAGCTGCGCGACCGGGAGGGCGCCGCCGCGCTTGCACCGTTCGCCGCACGCCGACTCCTTCTCGGACACAAGGACGCCGAGCCGCCGTACAGGCCCTACGACCCCGAGCTGCTCGACCGGATCACCGAGGAGCTGCGCCGGATCGCCGCGCTCCACCCCGATGCTGAGCTCCTCGCCCCCGCCGCTGTCACCCGCCACCCCGACCACCTCCTCGTCCACGAGGCGGCCGTCCGTCTCGGCTGCACCTGGTTCTGGGAGGACCTCGCCTTCTGGGCGACGTACGCGCTCGCCGGCTGCGACCAGCACCTGTTCCGTACGCGTACGGGGGCGGCCATGCGGCCCGAGCTGGTCGACATCACCGACGTCGTCCTGGACAAGGTCACCGTCCTGAGGATGCACGGCTCACAGATGCACCCAGCCCGGAAGATGTACCGGCCGATCCGGCACGCCTTCACCACGGCGGCCGACCTCGCCGACGGGCCCGGCCCGTACGCCGAACGCTTCTACCGGACGGAGTCGCCGACGTGCTGA
- a CDS encoding glycosyltransferase, with the protein MYAFGLCIDQQYLVPGLAAIAGLADGLTPIARRNAAVRVLTLDLAPAQALLLSDFAKRTGFGSFDLRRCAPLRASRMADASYITVTTYLRFEFTPDFVRRPYLIYVDADVLVRGDVTNPLGSLREDEIGAVRDEFNPAVGECPALPGAAERWPHLRGRPYFNAGVLWTRTGHMPVVRKGVEHALIHGRRHILHNDQDALNLWLLHSGRVRPAAAGLNRFEAGRFLERGNWVRRVVTRSPRPDPAAALVHFVGPEKPWQPDCPRTEDVAEYRRHLAVTLRHVRRLGAFGAEPAGAW; encoded by the coding sequence GTGTACGCGTTCGGTCTCTGCATCGACCAGCAGTACCTCGTCCCCGGCCTTGCCGCGATCGCGGGCCTGGCCGACGGCCTCACCCCCATCGCCCGCCGCAACGCGGCGGTACGGGTACTCACCTTGGACCTCGCCCCGGCACAGGCCCTGCTCCTCTCCGACTTCGCCAAGCGGACTGGCTTCGGCTCCTTCGACCTCCGACGCTGCGCCCCGCTGCGAGCCTCGCGCATGGCGGACGCCTCGTACATCACCGTCACCACCTACCTGCGGTTCGAGTTCACGCCGGACTTCGTCCGCCGGCCCTACCTGATCTACGTGGACGCGGACGTGCTCGTCCGCGGAGACGTCACCAATCCGCTCGGATCCCTCCGGGAGGACGAGATCGGTGCCGTACGCGACGAGTTCAACCCGGCCGTAGGGGAGTGCCCGGCGCTGCCCGGTGCCGCCGAACGCTGGCCCCACCTGCGCGGCCGCCCCTACTTCAACGCCGGAGTCCTCTGGACCCGCACCGGCCACATGCCCGTCGTCCGCAAGGGCGTCGAGCACGCGCTCATCCACGGCCGCCGCCACATCCTCCACAACGACCAGGACGCCCTGAACCTGTGGCTCCTGCACTCCGGCCGCGTGCGACCGGCCGCCGCCGGGCTCAACAGGTTCGAGGCCGGCCGGTTCCTGGAGCGGGGCAACTGGGTACGGCGGGTCGTCACCCGGTCGCCCAGGCCGGACCCGGCCGCGGCCCTCGTGCACTTCGTCGGCCCCGAAAAGCCCTGGCAGCCCGACTGTCCCCGCACCGAGGACGTGGCCGAGTACCGGCGGCACCTGGCGGTCACCCTTCGGCACGTCCGCCGCCTGGGTGCCTTCGGGGCGGAACCGGCGGGTGCGTGGTGA
- a CDS encoding DUF6527 family protein, with amino-acid sequence MDAGVLYISIPYRTCGHLCCCGCGHEVVTPLSPAQWSLTYDGENVSLTPSIGNWSLPCQSHYWIRDGRVHWSRRYSAAEIDQNRDRDLRLLVVHDRGEQRPRRTAGLRRYLRLWRQ; translated from the coding sequence ATGGACGCAGGGGTGCTCTACATCTCGATCCCCTACCGCACCTGCGGCCACTTGTGCTGCTGCGGATGCGGGCACGAAGTCGTCACACCGCTCTCCCCGGCCCAGTGGTCCCTCACCTACGACGGCGAGAATGTTTCCCTCACCCCATCGATCGGCAACTGGTCCCTCCCGTGCCAGTCTCACTACTGGATCCGCGACGGTCGCGTTCACTGGAGCCGCCGCTACTCGGCGGCAGAAATCGACCAAAACCGGGACCGAGACCTCCGTTTGCTGGTCGTCCATGACAGGGGAGAGCAGCGGCCGCGACGAACGGCTGGTCTCCGCCGTTATCTGAGGCTTTGGCGTCAGTAA
- a CDS encoding glycosyltransferase produces the protein MTTPALSVVIPAFNEVAYLPRYLPSVLASLARWEEVTGRTGEVIVVDNASTDATADMAASFGARVVTESVRNIGRVRNTGASAARSGRLFFTDADVALPLEAVTAAAAAMDAGSVGGAIPPLYTPERLGARLLCAYWDHYRTRRGGAQGVNQFCTADAFHHVGGYRDDLFMSEDVEFFARLTAHGQATGRPVAILDDLRVRPSTRRYDQWSSLRMLWWQNPITARLRLRSPRMWRHWYETTVR, from the coding sequence ATGACCACCCCTGCCTTGTCGGTGGTGATCCCGGCCTTCAACGAGGTCGCCTACCTGCCCCGCTACCTGCCCTCCGTCCTCGCCTCCCTCGCCCGCTGGGAGGAGGTCACCGGCCGCACCGGGGAGGTGATCGTCGTCGACAACGCCAGCACCGACGCCACCGCCGACATGGCCGCCTCCTTCGGCGCCCGCGTCGTCACCGAGTCCGTCCGCAACATCGGCCGGGTACGCAACACCGGCGCGAGCGCCGCCCGCAGCGGCCGTCTCTTCTTCACCGACGCCGACGTGGCCCTCCCCCTGGAAGCGGTCACCGCCGCGGCTGCCGCCATGGACGCCGGGTCCGTCGGCGGCGCCATTCCGCCGCTCTACACGCCCGAGCGGCTCGGCGCCCGGCTGCTGTGCGCCTACTGGGACCACTACCGCACCCGGCGCGGTGGAGCCCAGGGCGTCAACCAGTTCTGCACCGCCGACGCCTTCCACCACGTCGGCGGGTACCGGGACGACCTGTTCATGAGCGAGGACGTGGAGTTCTTCGCCCGGCTCACCGCCCACGGCCAGGCCACCGGACGGCCCGTGGCGATCCTCGACGACCTGCGCGTACGCCCGTCGACCCGCCGCTACGACCAGTGGTCGAGCCTGCGGATGCTCTGGTGGCAGAACCCCATCACCGCCCGCCTGCGGCTCCGGTCGCCCCGCATGTGGCGCCACTGGTACGAGACCACCGTGCGATGA
- a CDS encoding ThiF family adenylyltransferase, whose protein sequence is MSIALLARDPDLSRLLDDGYDVVVRAGHIVVQRIPYVTENRTVEYGFLAYPVTVSGDRVVSDTDHRIWFGGSTPCTEHGRPLTLANPETRVIAEDMQANFMLSSKPTPNGYPDQYTKITAYARIIADHAYALDPSATPTPGAAWQEIDDDSPFAYRDTATSRAGITAINRRFRGQRIVIVGLGGSGSYILDQVAKTEVDSILLIDGDTFDNHNAFRAPGAPTLDILRARPPKATYLASVYANMHRSVTGCVQYLDECNLDLLEGATFVFLASDDAASKPAIINWIEAHDVPFIDVGMGIEEIDGRLSGLLRITTSLPGRREAARRRIPKPAPERDAYASNIQTSDLNALNAILAVIRWKRALGIYADATDEAHTTYSLITNEIANEDRP, encoded by the coding sequence ATGTCTATCGCACTTCTCGCTCGTGACCCCGACCTGTCCCGCCTCCTCGACGACGGCTACGACGTCGTCGTGCGCGCTGGCCACATCGTCGTCCAGCGCATCCCGTACGTCACCGAGAACCGCACCGTCGAGTACGGCTTCCTCGCCTACCCCGTGACCGTCAGCGGAGACCGAGTCGTCTCCGACACCGACCACCGCATCTGGTTCGGCGGCTCCACCCCGTGCACCGAGCACGGCCGCCCCCTGACCCTCGCCAACCCGGAGACCCGGGTGATCGCCGAGGACATGCAGGCGAACTTCATGCTCTCCAGCAAGCCCACCCCCAACGGCTACCCCGACCAGTACACGAAGATCACCGCATACGCGCGGATCATCGCCGACCACGCCTACGCCCTCGACCCCTCAGCCACGCCCACCCCCGGCGCCGCGTGGCAGGAGATCGACGACGATAGCCCCTTCGCCTACCGCGACACCGCCACCTCCCGCGCCGGCATCACCGCCATCAACCGCCGATTCCGAGGACAGCGCATCGTCATCGTCGGCCTCGGCGGCAGCGGAAGCTACATCCTCGACCAGGTCGCCAAGACCGAGGTCGACTCGATCCTCCTCATCGACGGCGACACCTTCGACAACCACAACGCCTTCCGCGCACCCGGGGCCCCCACCCTCGACATCCTCCGCGCCCGTCCGCCCAAGGCCACCTATCTCGCCTCGGTCTACGCCAACATGCACCGCAGTGTGACCGGCTGCGTGCAGTACCTCGACGAGTGCAACCTCGACCTCCTCGAAGGGGCGACGTTCGTGTTCCTCGCCTCCGACGACGCGGCCAGCAAACCGGCCATCATCAACTGGATCGAAGCGCACGACGTGCCATTCATCGACGTCGGCATGGGCATCGAAGAGATCGACGGCCGCCTCAGCGGACTGCTCCGCATCACCACCAGCCTCCCCGGTCGCCGAGAAGCCGCCCGCCGACGTATCCCCAAGCCCGCGCCCGAACGCGACGCCTACGCAAGCAACATCCAGACCTCGGACCTCAACGCGCTCAACGCCATCCTGGCCGTCATCCGCTGGAAACGCGCCCTCGGCATCTACGCCGACGCCACCGACGAGGCCCACACCACGTACTCGCTGATCACCAACGAGATCGCCAACGAGGACCGGCCGTGA
- a CDS encoding ImmA/IrrE family metallo-endopeptidase — MVNYVLAGAARTQAAAMIKEVEAARPGALERLTQGALAELRTWPELTVKDVPEGRAAQGCSVAGAYDYGPPPRLSVAMSASQARRDFTALHELGHHLQKSSFDLMEPFSREPDGGVLLEDAACDAFAAEILLPAHLVGHHLDVKGPTALAITHLWRASNASRMAVCVRAAQHLPAPGHVLLLDPTGHLAFAASHGERPLRRGSFQGDIPVIDRALTGSGRAQGRTQVRYRDGILGRELHTDTAPMDGYIVAVLVTDSAPWRAFTPPTAGSGPQSRNYICANCDEEYRSFEPACPSCRVPQCPDCGRCACPPRVPGRACPGCFIVHPPAMFPPNSDRCFDCS, encoded by the coding sequence GTGGTCAATTACGTGCTCGCCGGCGCAGCCCGCACTCAGGCCGCCGCCATGATCAAGGAAGTCGAAGCGGCTCGCCCCGGTGCCCTCGAACGCCTGACACAAGGCGCCCTCGCGGAACTGCGGACCTGGCCCGAGCTCACCGTCAAAGACGTTCCCGAGGGCCGGGCGGCACAAGGCTGTAGCGTCGCCGGAGCATACGACTACGGCCCGCCGCCGCGCCTGTCGGTCGCCATGTCCGCCAGCCAGGCACGGCGGGACTTCACCGCTCTGCACGAACTCGGTCACCACCTGCAGAAGAGCAGCTTTGACCTTATGGAGCCCTTCAGCCGGGAACCCGACGGCGGCGTCCTCCTCGAGGATGCCGCCTGCGACGCGTTCGCCGCCGAGATCCTGCTCCCCGCGCACCTCGTCGGTCATCACCTGGACGTCAAAGGACCCACCGCCTTGGCGATCACCCACTTGTGGCGGGCGAGCAACGCCTCCCGCATGGCCGTCTGCGTGCGAGCAGCCCAGCACCTCCCCGCTCCTGGTCACGTTCTCCTCCTCGATCCCACCGGACACCTCGCCTTCGCCGCCTCGCACGGAGAGCGCCCCCTGCGACGTGGCAGCTTCCAAGGTGACATCCCCGTCATCGACCGTGCCCTGACCGGCTCCGGCCGCGCACAAGGGCGAACCCAGGTCCGCTACCGCGACGGCATCCTCGGACGCGAACTGCACACTGACACCGCCCCCATGGACGGCTACATCGTCGCCGTCCTCGTCACCGACTCCGCCCCCTGGCGCGCCTTCACTCCGCCCACCGCAGGCAGCGGCCCCCAGTCGCGCAACTACATCTGCGCGAACTGCGACGAGGAGTACCGCTCCTTCGAACCCGCCTGCCCAAGCTGCCGCGTTCCTCAGTGCCCCGACTGCGGCCGCTGCGCCTGCCCGCCCCGTGTCCCGGGCCGCGCCTGCCCCGGCTGCTTCATCGTGCACCCGCCCGCGATGTTCCCCCCGAACAGCGACCGCTGCTTCGACTGCTCCTGA
- a CDS encoding multiubiquitin domain-containing protein — protein MSQDSHGPKPVTIIVNARPHTWEAKAITYEQVVDLAYPGQPPNDQDTYTVRYSRGHDGHGAGSLTAGHSVRVKEGMVFDVYRTSRS, from the coding sequence ATGTCCCAGGACAGCCACGGGCCCAAGCCCGTCACGATCATCGTCAACGCCCGCCCCCACACCTGGGAGGCGAAGGCCATCACCTACGAGCAGGTCGTCGACCTCGCCTACCCTGGCCAGCCGCCGAACGACCAGGACACCTACACCGTCCGCTACAGCCGCGGACACGACGGACACGGAGCGGGAAGCCTCACGGCCGGCCACAGCGTCCGCGTGAAGGAGGGGATGGTTTTCGATGTCTATCGCACTTCTCGCTCGTGA
- a CDS encoding aminoglycoside phosphotransferase family protein: MGVPVRAAHRLSARSKTVVYRAFLADGRSVVIKLYAVTARRNAATEAAANRAVAQHVPVPAVLVHGHVPGHEVTALITADLGPLTLGSAVRSGRVGDERALRDLGGLLGRLHRAPVQPWAPRRPLHEQVTSIGRRCPPSALDRIAPALAAITDAPTAAPVWCHGDLHGDNVVLAGPRAVRHLVDFTDAVAGPRESDVAQTLVMTGAIASARARTVTDAYPLALDHHQLAAWAVFHTMRCWAHSEPGDDRARWVGRLDELSRRTPHLFRVPRPERTYR; the protein is encoded by the coding sequence ATGGGAGTTCCGGTCCGCGCCGCACACCGCCTGTCGGCACGGTCGAAGACCGTCGTGTACCGGGCCTTCCTGGCCGACGGCCGGAGCGTGGTGATCAAGCTGTACGCGGTTACCGCCCGCCGCAACGCCGCGACCGAGGCGGCGGCGAACCGGGCCGTCGCGCAGCACGTCCCCGTGCCCGCCGTCCTCGTGCACGGACACGTGCCCGGCCACGAGGTGACCGCTCTCATCACTGCGGACCTCGGACCGCTCACCCTGGGAAGCGCCGTGCGGTCCGGCCGGGTGGGCGACGAGCGAGCCCTAAGGGACCTCGGCGGCCTGCTCGGCCGCCTTCACCGAGCCCCGGTCCAGCCGTGGGCCCCGCGCCGGCCGCTCCATGAGCAGGTCACCTCGATCGGCCGTCGCTGCCCGCCCAGCGCTCTGGACCGCATCGCGCCCGCCCTGGCCGCCATCACCGACGCCCCCACAGCCGCCCCGGTGTGGTGCCACGGCGACCTGCACGGCGACAACGTCGTGCTCGCCGGGCCCCGAGCCGTCCGCCACCTCGTCGACTTCACCGACGCCGTAGCCGGCCCCCGCGAGTCCGACGTGGCCCAGACCCTGGTCATGACCGGCGCCATCGCCTCCGCCCGGGCCCGCACGGTCACCGACGCCTATCCGCTCGCCTTGGACCACCACCAGCTGGCGGCCTGGGCCGTCTTCCACACGATGCGCTGCTGGGCCCACTCCGAACCCGGCGACGACCGGGCCCGGTGGGTCGGCCGCCTGGACGAGCTGAGCCGACGGACCCCGCACCTCTTTCGCGTACCCCGTCCCGAAAGGACATATCGATGA